ctctctctcttctctcttttctttctctctaactcactcctctctctcctcgctctcgttatatctctcctttctccctctccctctctctggctctaactctccatttccctctctccatcgctctcctcctctctctctcaaatccaTATTCAAATTCGagctgctttattggcatgaaaacAATTGTGTTTTATTGCGAAAGGAACATTGTAATACAATTATaataaaattataaaaaataacaCGTAATAATATTAAAAGGAAGTAAATAATTATTCAAAAATAACAACAATATATTAGAAATGCAATAAATATAAAAAGCAGAACGTGGAAAATGAAATTATAACTAACTTATAACTAAATAActgtcatcttcaccattacatcagcactacaactaccatcatcactactactaccactaccatcactactactactactaccactaccatcactactactactaccatcatcactactaccactaccatcactactactactactactaccatcagcactacaactaccatcactactactactaccatcattactactattactaccatcactactactactactactaccatcattactactaccactaccatcactactactactactaccatcattactactactaccatcactactactactactactactaccatcatcactactaccactaccatcactactactactactaccatcattactactattactaccatcatcactactactactactactactaccatcattactactattactaccatcactactaccactaccatcactactactactactactactaccatcattactactattactaccatcatcactactactactaccatcatcactacaactaccatcatcactactaccactaccatcactactactactactactactaccatcattactactattactaccatcatcactactactactaccatcatcactacaactaccatcatcactactactactaccatcactactactactactactactactaccatcattactactattactaccatcatcactactactactaccatcatcactacaactaccatcatcactactactactaccatcactactactactactactaccatcatcactactaccactaccatcactactactaccgtcattactactactactaccaccatcattactactattactatcaccattactactactactactaccatcatcactactaccactaccatcactactactaccatcattactactactactaccaccatcattactactattactatcatcattactactactactactaccatcatcactactaccactaccatcactacaactaccatcattactactaccactaccatcactactactatactaccatcattactactactaccatcatcactactactactactactaccatcactactactactactaccatcattactactactaccatcattactactaccactaccatcactactactactaccatcactactactactactactactaccatcattactactactactatcaccattactactactactactaccatcattactactaccaccatcatcattactactactaccaccatcatcactactactaccaccatcatcattactattaCGACTACTActgtcatcattactactactactaccatcatcactactaccactaccatcactactactactactactactaccatcattactactactaccatcattactactactactactaccatcattactactattactaccatcatcactactaccactatcaccattactactactactactaccatcattactactaccaccatcatcattactactactaccaccatcatcactactactaccaccatcatcactactactaccaccatcatcattactattactactactactgtcatcattactactactactaccatcatcactactaccactaccatcactactactactactactaccatcattactactactaccatcattactactactactaccatcatcactactactactatcaccattactactactactactaccatcattactactaccaccatcatcattactactactaccaccatcatcactactactaccaccatcatcattactattactactactactgtcatcattactactactactaccatcatcactactaccactaccatcactactactactactactaccatcattactactactaccatcattactactactactaccatcatcactactactaccaccatcatcattactattactactactactgtcatcattactactactactaccatcatcactactacaaccaacatcatcattactacttctactactaccaccagcattactactactattgtcatcattactactactaccaccatcattactactactactatgaccacaatcatcactactactaccaccatcatcattactattactactactactgtcatcattactactactaccaccatcatcactactaattatactactactaccaccatcattactgctactactaccatcattactactactactactactactactactaccaccatcattactattacttctaccaccatcatcattattcctaatactaccatcattactactactactacaaccatcattactactacttctaccaccatAATCATTACTATTACTAATACtcccatcatcattactactactaccacaagtattactactgctactactgccaccataattactacttctactaccaccatcattgttactactaccaccaccatcattatcactactactactattaccaccatcatcattactattgctactactaccatcatcagcagcattactactactacaatcattactactactactaccatcattatcatcattactactactactactactactactactactaccataattactactactacaaccaccatcattactgctactactactgctaacatcattatcatcattactactactactactaccataacttctactactactaccaccatcattactactactactaccatcattatcatcattactactactactactactaccataattgctactactactaccaccatcattactactactactaacatcattatcatcattactactactactaccaccataagtactacttctactactaccatcattactactaataccaccaccatcattataaCTGTGTCTATGTCGTACAGTAGTatctccatcagtgtgtgtgtatgtagatgcTGGCTCTATGTCCTACAGtagtgtctccatcagtatgtaTGTTAGATGCTGGCTCTATGTCCTACAGTAGTATCTCCATCAGTATGTATGTTAGATGCTGGCTCTATGTCCTATAGTAGTATCTCCATCAGTGTGTATGTTAGATGCTGGCTCTATGTCCTACAGTAGTATCTCCATCAGTATGTATCATATGTTGTGTTCCCCTGGGACTCCGGCCCCACGCTCCTCTCTGTAGGAGGAATAGCTCAACCTAACAGTTTATTCTGTTCAATTAATAACTTTTATAAACATTGTGTTTTACCGAAGCACACTGGGTTACCAAGACTACCAAACTCCTAGGTTTTTTGGAGTAGCCTGAGTATCaatgtgggcatgtgtgtgtgggctgttGTCTTGGCAACGACGACTGTAGCTTCACATAGAAGTAACACTTTGGCGTTTTGAACCAACTGGACGTGCCAGGCAGACTGGAGAGAGATGGTCGTCTGGTTGGTTACAGTCATTAGTAGAAGTGATCGGTCAGTTTAACCTCTCATATCTAGTGTGTGTATAAAgttggggaaaaaaacacataCTTGATATATGTGAGGCATGACATTTGAACTTGATTGTgtgaacattgtgtgtgtgtctacataacACTTAACGATACATAACACTCAACGATACTTAACACTCAACGATACTTAACACTCAACGATACTTAACACTCAACGATACCTAACACTCAACGATACTTAACACTCAACGATACTTAACACTCAACGATACTTAACACTCAACGATACTTAACACTCAACGATACTTAACACTTAACGATACTTAACACTCAACGATACTTAACACTCAACGATACTTAACACTCAACGATACTTAACACTCAACGATACTTAACACTCAACGATACCTAACACTCAACGAT
Above is a window of Oncorhynchus kisutch isolate 150728-3 linkage group LG18, Okis_V2, whole genome shotgun sequence DNA encoding:
- the LOC116354793 gene encoding dentin sialophosphoprotein-like, giving the protein SNDGSSSSSSDGSGSSDDGSSSSNDDSSSSNSNDDGGSSSDDGGSSSNDDGGSSNDGSSSSSNGDSSSSDDGSSSSNDGSSSNDGSSSSSSDGSGSSDDGSSSSNDDSSSSNSNDDGGSSSDDGGSSSDDGGSSSNDDGGSSNDGSSSSSNGDSGSSDDGSNSSNDGSSSSSNDGSSSNDGSSSSSSSDGSGSSDDGSSSSNDDSSSRNSNDDGGSSSDDGGSSSNDDGGSSNDGSSSSSNGDSSSSNDG